Proteins from one Chroococcidiopsis sp. CCMEE 29 genomic window:
- a CDS encoding DUF790 family protein, which yields MLPSELLMHRQNGEEIVPKRLKIDEQNLAIATELIACFQEALGTTQGELERQLQELEGDSTDYRLKRGLAHLLKSLCELEVVSPLEPQLLRERVFALSAQSIPSSHQSHQVLSSLALQLSHELEREVLPAQIRTGLYADLAENRILTRFDAPTPEELLHRYNLSQVQGVFYRASHLTLNAHRNVPGEYKLLFRYLKLFQLMAYIEGDADHGFTINIDGPTSLFNPSTRYGLAIAKLIPALLHVTKWSLSATLQTRDFYTNNWKTGRFSLNSDCGLVSHYPPGKPYDSMLEAAFADRWDALKTDWVLEREVDLIPIPGSVMIPDFRLVHPDGRTFLLEIVGYWRPEYLQKKFAQVRRAECDNLILAISERLNLEKAGVKVSDVPARMVWFKDKLLPKPVLAIME from the coding sequence ATGTTGCCAAGCGAGCTGCTGATGCACCGGCAAAATGGGGAGGAGATCGTTCCGAAGAGACTGAAGATTGATGAGCAGAATTTGGCGATCGCGACTGAGTTAATCGCTTGTTTTCAGGAGGCGCTGGGTACCACTCAGGGAGAACTTGAGCGACAGTTGCAGGAGTTGGAAGGTGATAGTACGGATTATCGTTTGAAGCGGGGGTTAGCTCATCTGCTGAAAAGTCTGTGTGAGTTAGAGGTGGTGAGTCCGTTAGAACCGCAGTTGTTGCGAGAGCGGGTGTTTGCTTTATCTGCTCAGTCAATTCCCAGTTCTCATCAGAGTCATCAAGTGCTCAGTTCGTTGGCGTTGCAGTTGAGTCATGAACTTGAGCGGGAAGTTTTGCCGGCTCAAATTCGCACCGGACTTTATGCAGATTTAGCAGAGAATCGAATTTTGACCCGGTTTGATGCGCCAACACCGGAGGAGTTGTTGCATCGATACAACTTGTCACAGGTGCAGGGTGTATTCTATCGCGCTAGTCACCTCACGCTGAATGCTCATCGCAATGTTCCGGGTGAGTATAAGTTGTTATTTCGCTATCTGAAGCTGTTTCAACTGATGGCTTACATTGAGGGCGATGCCGATCATGGGTTTACGATTAATATCGATGGTCCTACAAGTTTATTTAATCCGAGTACGCGGTATGGTTTGGCGATCGCTAAACTGATTCCAGCTTTACTCCACGTGACTAAATGGAGTTTGAGTGCGACGTTACAAACCCGCGATTTTTACACAAACAATTGGAAAACTGGACGGTTTAGCCTAAATTCTGATTGTGGTTTGGTATCTCATTACCCACCAGGCAAGCCTTATGACAGCATGCTAGAAGCTGCGTTTGCCGATCGCTGGGATGCGCTGAAAACGGACTGGGTGTTAGAGCGTGAAGTTGACTTGATTCCGATTCCTGGTAGTGTGATGATTCCCGACTTTCGCCTAGTGCATCCGGATGGACGCACATTTTTATTAGAAATTGTCGGCTATTGGCGACCGGAATATTTACAAAAAAAATTTGCTCAAGTGCGCCGGGCTGAATGTGATAACTTAATTCTGGCAATTTCAGAGCGGCTGAATTTGGAAAAAGCCGGAGTGAAGGTAAGTGATGTCCCGGCGAGAATGGTGTGGTTTAAGGATAAGTTGCTGCCTAAACCTGTGTTAGCGATAATGGAATGA
- a CDS encoding ATP-dependent Clp protease ATP-binding subunit translates to MFEHFTDKAIKAVMLAQEEARRLGHNLVGTEQILLGLIGEGTGVAANVLKDLGITLPAARTEVEKIIGRGNRSVPSEIPFTPKVRRVFEQAFTEARTLRHEYIGPEHLLLGLLREGEGVAAKVLDNLGVDSTTARNAVIQKLGEVAAVPSGGRQERRGRSSTSKTVLLDEFGTNLTKLAQEGKLDPVVGRQPEIERAIQILGRRTKNNPVLIGEPGVGKTAIAEGLAQRIVNNDVPGILADKQVFSLDMGLLVAGTRYRGEFEERLKAIVDEIRSAGNIILVIDEIHTLIGTGGVEGGIDAANMLKPALARGELQCLGATTLDEYRKHIERDAALERRFQPIMVGEPSVEETIEILYGLRDRYEQHHRVKISDVALEAAAKLSDRYISDRFLPDKAIDLIDEAGSRVRLRNSQQPSETKDLNRKLIQVTKEKEAAVNAQDFDKAGQLRDRELEIEAQLKAIAQNKQQAVQNLENAPVVDEEDIAQIVAAWTGVPVNKLTESESELLLHMEDTLHQRLIGQEEAVTSVSKAIRRARVGLKNPNRPIASFIFSGPTGVGKTELAKSLASYFFGSEEAMIRLDMSEYMERHTVSKLIGSPPGYVGYDEGGQLTEAVRRKPYTVVLFDEIEKAHPDVFNMLLQILDDGHLTDAKGRTVDFKNTLLIMTSNIGSKVIEKGGGGLGFEYSDNQAESTYNRIRSLVNEELKQYFRPEFLNRLDEIIVFRQLTKNEVKQIADIMLQEVSARLAERAITLKVSDRFKERVVEEGYSPSYGARPLRRAIMRLLEDSLAEAMLSGQIKDGDAATVDVANDGQVRVVKSEQQELLLSSAA, encoded by the coding sequence ATGTTTGAACACTTCACAGATAAAGCCATCAAAGCAGTCATGCTAGCCCAGGAAGAAGCACGTCGCCTGGGGCATAACCTAGTGGGAACCGAGCAGATTCTGTTGGGGTTGATTGGAGAAGGCACGGGAGTGGCAGCCAACGTACTGAAGGATCTGGGGATCACTCTCCCGGCAGCACGCACAGAGGTAGAGAAAATTATTGGTCGGGGGAATCGGTCTGTCCCCAGCGAAATTCCATTTACTCCCAAGGTTAGACGCGTGTTTGAGCAAGCTTTTACAGAAGCCCGCACGCTTAGACATGAATACATTGGTCCTGAACACCTGTTGTTAGGATTGCTCCGGGAAGGGGAAGGTGTAGCAGCGAAAGTCCTAGATAACCTGGGTGTTGACTCCACGACAGCCCGCAACGCTGTAATTCAGAAGCTAGGAGAAGTAGCAGCTGTTCCATCTGGTGGCAGACAAGAGCGAAGGGGCAGGAGTTCCACCAGTAAGACAGTGCTTTTAGACGAGTTTGGTACTAATTTAACGAAATTGGCTCAAGAAGGTAAGCTTGACCCGGTTGTCGGTCGCCAGCCAGAAATTGAACGTGCGATTCAAATTTTGGGTCGCCGGACTAAGAATAACCCCGTGTTGATTGGGGAACCCGGAGTTGGTAAAACTGCGATCGCTGAAGGTTTAGCCCAGCGGATTGTCAACAATGATGTCCCCGGAATCTTAGCAGACAAGCAGGTATTCAGCCTGGATATGGGCTTGCTAGTAGCAGGCACTCGCTATCGAGGTGAATTTGAAGAACGGCTCAAAGCGATTGTGGATGAAATTCGCTCTGCCGGAAATATCATTCTGGTCATTGACGAGATTCATACCCTGATTGGGACAGGGGGAGTAGAAGGCGGCATTGATGCTGCTAACATGCTGAAACCAGCATTGGCACGAGGCGAACTGCAGTGCTTGGGCGCAACTACCCTCGATGAATACCGCAAGCACATCGAACGGGACGCAGCCTTGGAACGCCGCTTCCAACCGATTATGGTAGGCGAACCCAGCGTAGAGGAAACCATCGAGATTTTGTATGGTCTGCGCGATCGCTACGAGCAACACCACCGAGTTAAAATCTCGGATGTGGCACTGGAAGCAGCCGCCAAACTCTCAGACCGCTACATCTCAGACCGCTTCTTGCCTGATAAGGCAATTGACTTGATTGATGAGGCTGGATCTCGCGTCCGTCTCAGAAATTCCCAACAGCCATCTGAAACTAAAGACCTGAATCGGAAACTAATTCAGGTAACGAAAGAAAAAGAAGCAGCAGTCAATGCTCAAGATTTTGACAAAGCTGGTCAACTGCGCGATCGCGAGTTAGAGATTGAAGCTCAACTGAAAGCGATCGCCCAAAACAAACAGCAAGCGGTTCAGAACCTAGAGAACGCGCCTGTGGTTGATGAAGAAGACATCGCCCAAATCGTTGCCGCTTGGACAGGAGTACCGGTCAACAAATTGACCGAATCTGAGTCAGAGTTGTTGCTGCACATGGAAGACACCTTACATCAGCGACTCATTGGTCAAGAGGAAGCAGTAACATCTGTCTCCAAGGCAATTCGTCGCGCACGGGTGGGTTTGAAGAATCCCAATCGACCGATTGCTAGCTTTATCTTCTCTGGTCCAACTGGAGTTGGTAAGACGGAACTCGCTAAATCACTGGCTTCCTACTTCTTCGGTTCTGAAGAAGCGATGATTCGGCTCGATATGTCTGAATACATGGAACGTCACACCGTTTCTAAGCTAATTGGTTCGCCTCCTGGTTATGTGGGATATGACGAAGGTGGTCAGCTGACAGAAGCGGTTCGTCGCAAACCTTACACAGTAGTACTGTTCGACGAAATTGAAAAAGCTCACCCAGACGTGTTCAATATGCTGTTGCAAATTTTGGATGATGGTCATTTGACCGATGCCAAGGGTCGCACAGTAGACTTCAAGAACACGCTGTTGATTATGACCTCCAACATCGGTTCCAAAGTGATTGAAAAAGGCGGCGGTGGTTTGGGCTTTGAATACTCAGATAACCAAGCTGAGTCTACTTATAACCGTATTCGCTCTTTAGTGAATGAAGAACTCAAGCAATATTTCCGTCCTGAGTTCCTTAATCGCCTAGATGAGATCATTGTCTTCCGTCAGTTGACGAAGAATGAGGTGAAGCAAATCGCTGACATTATGTTGCAAGAAGTTTCAGCACGGTTAGCCGAACGCGCCATCACTCTCAAAGTAAGCGATCGCTTTAAAGAGCGCGTGGTAGAAGAAGGCTATAGCCCCAGCTACGGTGCTAGACCGTTACGTCGAGCAATTATGCGACTTCTAGAAGATTCTCTGGCTGAGGCAATGCTATCTGGTCAAATCAAAGACGGAGACGCAGCGACAGTTGATGTTGCTAATGACGGTCAAGTTAGAGTGGTAAAGTCTGAGCAGCAAGAATTGTTACTCTCTTCAGCTGCTTAA
- the metK gene encoding methionine adenosyltransferase codes for MKKDFMFTSESVTEGHPDKLCDQISDAIVDRFLLQDPYARVITECAVSTAVVFIAARFEPGVSVDVTNVARQVIDQVGYDQPDFNGKTCSILTSLRELPREERDFDEKNLSDAEIEQIPVKNIVNVFGFACNQTSNLMPMPIWLAHKLARRLNTVKFQKVLPYLAPDGKTQVGIEYKNRKPHRIHSIGVIASQNRRSTPNLKQLQDDIRATVIDPVFQNEEIQPDEKTRIFINPDGPVIVGGPSVHSGVTGRKNDVDTYGEYAKHSGSALSGKDPIRIDRVGAYAARYAAKNVVAANLADECEVQLSYSIGLSRPVSVQVETFGTGKIPDEEITALLEKHFDFRLAGIIKQFNLRFLPSLRKGGFYRKLAAYGQVGRTDIDLPWEATDKVGVF; via the coding sequence ATGAAAAAAGACTTTATGTTCACATCTGAGTCCGTAACGGAGGGGCATCCTGATAAACTCTGCGATCAGATCAGTGATGCGATCGTCGATCGCTTCCTACTGCAAGACCCCTACGCCAGGGTAATTACAGAATGTGCCGTTTCGACAGCGGTCGTTTTCATCGCTGCCAGATTTGAGCCAGGTGTCAGCGTCGATGTCACTAACGTAGCTAGGCAAGTGATCGATCAGGTTGGCTATGACCAGCCAGATTTCAACGGCAAGACGTGCAGTATTTTGACGAGCCTGAGAGAATTACCTCGGGAGGAGCGTGATTTTGATGAAAAAAACCTCTCTGATGCAGAGATTGAGCAAATCCCAGTCAAGAACATCGTGAATGTCTTTGGTTTTGCGTGCAATCAAACGTCTAATCTGATGCCAATGCCGATCTGGCTGGCGCACAAACTGGCAAGGCGACTTAATACGGTAAAATTCCAAAAGGTACTGCCGTATCTTGCCCCTGATGGCAAAACTCAAGTAGGGATTGAGTATAAAAACCGCAAACCCCACAGAATCCACAGCATTGGTGTCATTGCCAGTCAAAACCGCCGATCGACACCTAATTTAAAGCAACTCCAAGACGACATTCGAGCGACAGTCATCGATCCTGTATTTCAGAATGAAGAAATTCAACCGGATGAAAAGACGAGGATATTTATCAACCCGGATGGTCCAGTAATCGTCGGCGGTCCATCGGTTCATTCTGGCGTCACAGGGAGAAAGAATGACGTAGATACCTATGGAGAATACGCAAAGCATAGCGGCTCGGCTCTGAGTGGAAAAGACCCAATCCGGATAGACAGGGTGGGAGCTTATGCTGCCCGTTATGCTGCTAAGAATGTAGTTGCAGCCAACTTGGCAGATGAATGTGAGGTGCAACTCAGCTACTCCATTGGGCTTTCCAGACCTGTTAGTGTCCAAGTAGAGACGTTTGGTACTGGCAAAATTCCTGATGAAGAAATCACGGCACTCCTGGAGAAGCACTTTGATTTCCGTCTGGCAGGCATCATCAAGCAGTTTAATTTGAGATTCTTACCTTCGCTGAGAAAAGGTGGGTTTTATCGAAAACTCGCTGCTTATGGTCAAGTGGGTAGAACCGATATCGACCTCCCGTGGGAAGCGACAGATAAGGTTGGTGTTTTTTAA
- a CDS encoding cation-translocating P-type ATPase, which produces MIQAIHTAVKGRARYKVSELYRSEPLTRYVERSLSQQAEIKDVCANSLTANVLVIFNPDISPAQIASLIETAVSKYQQPGEKAQAQPIPRKSSKSVVNAEEQKPEDWHLKDVGFVLETLKTSKTTGLSNQAATETLNKYGPNVLSEAETRSDLSILIEQFRSLPVALLAAAAAVSIATGGLADALVIMGVVGVNAAIGYVTESQSERIINSLKTNVNPSTLVIRDGSQTEISAADVVVGDILVLKPGKFVTADARLIVAENLSIDESALTGESIPVTKTVKILTDRHIPLADRTNMVYRGTLVTGGQGLAVVVATGRFTQMGQIQNLVSEATATETPLARQLDEVGSQLVLIGSGVCGLVFGIGLWRGYGFLEMLKTSISLAVAAVPEGLPTIATTTLALGIQDMRQRNVLVRGLSAVEALGSVQTICLDKTGTITENKMSVVELHTDIGHLRVTDSRFILDDKDINPYDYDVLLKLIHISVLCNESEASKQDGKYIVNGSSTENALIYMAIAAGVDVPELRAKFPLVESRQRAENRNIMSTLHTTHESQKLVAVKGSPAEVLALCNRRWVDGQEVPLTDEDRQALEIENDRLAGKALRILGVAYNRINSTQAEVNSEQDLIWLGLIGMADPIRNGVKELIAKFHQAGIDTVMITGDQSATAYAIGKELQLSQADYLEILDSTDFSNIDPEAMKAIYDKVDVFARVSPANKLQIVQGLQGAGKVVAMTGDGINDGPALKAANVGVAMGHSGTDVAREVADIVLEDDRLETMIVAVSQGRTIYNNIRKSVHFLLATNLSEIMVMTVATAAGLGEPLNAIQLLWLNLVSDIFPALALALELPEPDVLNQPPRNPDEPIIQPSDFQRIAFEAGTISASALSAYGYGLLRYGISPQASTIAFMSLTSAQLLQALSSRSQQHTIFDFGENKLPHNPYLIAALGGSFALQFLAGTIPGLRNLLKITPIDALDGIVIGGSALLPLLVNEATKNTTPGESR; this is translated from the coding sequence GTGATTCAGGCAATCCATACCGCTGTAAAAGGAAGAGCTAGATATAAGGTTAGTGAACTCTACCGCTCAGAACCACTGACAAGATACGTGGAGCGATCGCTTTCCCAGCAGGCAGAGATCAAAGATGTTTGTGCCAACTCCTTAACTGCCAATGTTCTTGTTATTTTTAATCCAGATATTAGCCCTGCTCAAATCGCCTCATTGATTGAAACGGCTGTATCAAAATATCAGCAACCGGGTGAGAAGGCGCAAGCTCAACCTATTCCTAGAAAATCCAGCAAGTCTGTTGTTAATGCCGAAGAGCAAAAGCCAGAAGACTGGCATCTTAAAGATGTAGGTTTCGTCTTAGAGACATTAAAGACATCAAAAACAACTGGATTATCCAACCAGGCTGCTACAGAAACTTTGAATAAATATGGACCAAATGTCCTATCTGAAGCAGAAACTCGCTCCGATCTGAGTATCTTAATTGAGCAGTTCAGATCACTGCCAGTTGCTTTGCTCGCCGCTGCTGCTGCAGTTTCAATTGCTACTGGAGGACTTGCGGATGCACTGGTGATTATGGGTGTTGTTGGTGTTAATGCTGCGATCGGTTATGTAACAGAAAGCCAGTCTGAACGAATTATTAATTCCCTCAAAACTAACGTCAATCCATCTACCCTGGTGATTCGAGATGGCAGCCAGACGGAAATTAGTGCCGCAGATGTGGTTGTGGGGGATATTTTAGTGCTTAAACCTGGCAAGTTCGTGACAGCAGATGCCAGGTTGATCGTGGCAGAAAACCTGAGTATAGATGAGTCTGCCCTGACTGGAGAGAGCATACCCGTTACCAAAACGGTCAAAATTCTCACCGATCGGCATATCCCGCTTGCCGATCGCACGAACATGGTCTATAGAGGAACTTTAGTCACCGGCGGTCAGGGGCTAGCTGTGGTGGTGGCAACAGGTAGATTCACCCAAATGGGTCAGATCCAAAACCTGGTCAGCGAGGCAACTGCAACAGAAACTCCCTTAGCCAGACAGCTAGATGAGGTTGGTAGTCAATTAGTGCTGATCGGATCAGGAGTGTGCGGTCTAGTATTTGGTATTGGGCTGTGGCGAGGATATGGTTTTCTGGAAATGCTCAAGACTTCCATCTCCCTTGCCGTTGCTGCGGTACCGGAAGGGCTACCCACGATCGCCACTACAACCCTAGCGCTGGGTATCCAAGACATGCGGCAGCGTAATGTTCTGGTTCGGGGTCTTAGTGCTGTGGAGGCTTTGGGTTCTGTGCAGACGATTTGCCTAGATAAAACTGGGACGATCACAGAGAACAAAATGTCTGTTGTTGAGCTACACACAGACATCGGACACCTACGAGTAACTGACAGCCGATTTATCTTGGACGACAAAGACATCAACCCTTATGACTACGATGTCCTACTCAAGCTGATTCACATCTCAGTTCTCTGCAACGAGAGTGAAGCTAGCAAGCAGGATGGGAAATATATTGTTAACGGCTCTTCTACGGAAAATGCGCTGATCTATATGGCGATCGCTGCTGGAGTTGATGTACCAGAGCTGAGAGCAAAGTTTCCGCTGGTGGAAAGCAGGCAACGCGCTGAAAACCGCAACATTATGAGTACGCTGCATACTACTCATGAAAGCCAGAAATTAGTCGCTGTTAAGGGCAGCCCAGCTGAAGTTTTGGCGCTGTGCAACCGCCGTTGGGTAGATGGGCAAGAGGTACCGCTCACCGATGAAGACAGACAGGCGCTAGAAATCGAAAACGATCGTCTGGCAGGTAAGGCGCTGCGAATCCTGGGAGTGGCTTACAACCGGATTAATAGCACACAAGCGGAGGTTAATTCTGAGCAAGACCTGATCTGGCTAGGACTGATTGGGATGGCAGACCCGATTAGAAACGGCGTGAAAGAGTTAATCGCTAAATTCCATCAGGCGGGCATTGATACAGTCATGATCACCGGAGATCAGAGCGCCACCGCCTATGCGATCGGGAAGGAGTTACAGTTGAGCCAAGCTGATTATTTGGAAATCCTCGATTCAACTGATTTCAGCAATATTGACCCAGAGGCAATGAAAGCTATCTATGACAAAGTAGATGTATTTGCCAGGGTCAGTCCTGCCAATAAATTGCAGATCGTTCAAGGGTTGCAGGGAGCCGGAAAGGTAGTTGCCATGACGGGCGATGGCATTAATGATGGTCCTGCCCTGAAAGCCGCTAACGTCGGTGTCGCAATGGGTCATTCGGGAACGGATGTGGCTCGCGAAGTTGCAGACATTGTGCTGGAAGATGACAGACTCGAAACTATGATTGTTGCTGTCAGTCAGGGACGGACGATCTATAACAACATCCGCAAATCAGTTCATTTCCTGCTGGCTACAAATCTGAGCGAAATCATGGTGATGACGGTGGCAACGGCAGCCGGTTTGGGTGAACCGCTGAATGCCATCCAACTCCTGTGGCTGAACTTGGTGAGTGACATTTTCCCTGCCCTTGCCTTGGCACTGGAACTACCAGAACCGGATGTGTTGAATCAACCACCCCGTAATCCTGACGAGCCGATTATCCAGCCATCAGACTTTCAGCGCATTGCGTTTGAAGCAGGCACTATTTCTGCGAGTGCGCTTAGTGCTTATGGGTACGGTCTGCTTAGATATGGTATTAGTCCACAAGCTAGTACGATCGCCTTTATGAGCTTGACATCAGCGCAACTCTTACAGGCATTGAGTAGCCGTTCGCAACAACACACGATCTTTGATTTCGGTGAAAACAAACTGCCACATAATCCATACCTAATTGCCGCCCTTGGGGGTTCTTTTGCCCTTCAGTTCCTGGCAGGAACGATTCCGGGGCTAAGGAACCTGTTGAAAATTACGCCAATTGATGCCTTGGATGGGATTGTCATTGGCGGTAGTGCTTTGCTGCCGTTGTTAGTAAATGAAGCCACCAAGAACACTACGCCAGGTGAAAGTAGATGA
- a CDS encoding DUF5132 domain-containing protein, with translation MPPERNLEEVGVPEIIEGIQALFLAPLVLPVTAGINQPLVKAAIKEGIALSERCKEALAEAGETFDDLAAEVRAELAEKRQAEQSSESVRTWVREGESEAAVEIINVVSTLNEQVGRITNGVADLRLLLPLGLGALALRQLIAKGFEIDDIPWYTLAWYAFDTFNKLNHRDTPSILYPVADSELMQTAADAGTP, from the coding sequence ATGCCACCTGAACGAAATCTTGAAGAAGTTGGAGTTCCAGAAATCATTGAGGGAATTCAAGCGTTGTTCCTTGCCCCTCTGGTGCTTCCGGTTACAGCAGGGATAAATCAACCTTTAGTCAAAGCAGCGATTAAAGAAGGAATTGCACTGTCTGAAAGGTGTAAGGAAGCCCTTGCTGAAGCTGGAGAGACGTTTGATGATTTAGCAGCGGAAGTCAGGGCTGAACTCGCCGAGAAACGCCAGGCAGAACAAAGCTCTGAATCGGTTAGGACTTGGGTGAGGGAGGGAGAGTCGGAAGCAGCTGTAGAGATTATCAATGTCGTGTCTACGCTCAACGAACAGGTTGGACGGATAACCAATGGCGTTGCCGATCTAAGGCTGTTGCTGCCATTGGGATTGGGTGCGCTTGCTCTGCGACAGTTAATAGCTAAGGGGTTTGAGATAGACGATATTCCTTGGTACACCTTAGCTTGGTATGCCTTTGATACGTTTAACAAGCTTAACCACAGGGACACGCCGTCAATCCTATACCCAGTAGCGGACTCCGAGTTAATGCAGACAGCAGCGGATGCTGGTACTCCTTAG
- a CDS encoding EcsC family protein — MDVPVFENSLASLMDFLVVSDLQEVKTYVDKLRSDNPLLSQRELAQKIVDEQSINNGLLGAVTGLGSLATLPVTIPLDIVKGWKIQDFTIRCIGHIYGYTPQNTDLKTAILLLMSNGSIEELKQLVIVETANAVNQYTLSTVDTFKTSAIQLVAKEGPKYAAKAITKYGEKVVVNCGMKEISKYLAEVLCKIGCKKIAEKVLQKSLGVAVPVIGAVIGGSVDWVTTQAVGKLAIEYFENSGPEFVKKTFNLQMKRSVA, encoded by the coding sequence ATGGATGTTCCAGTTTTCGAGAATAGCCTTGCATCGTTGATGGATTTTCTCGTGGTATCTGATCTACAGGAAGTGAAAACTTATGTAGATAAGCTCCGTTCAGATAATCCCTTGCTAAGTCAGCGAGAACTTGCCCAAAAAATAGTAGATGAACAATCTATCAATAATGGTCTATTAGGAGCTGTAACAGGTCTAGGTAGCTTAGCTACTTTACCCGTGACAATTCCTCTGGATATTGTTAAAGGCTGGAAAATTCAGGATTTTACAATCAGATGCATTGGTCATATTTATGGCTATACCCCACAAAACACAGATCTTAAAACAGCCATACTATTACTAATGTCTAATGGCTCAATTGAAGAATTAAAACAATTAGTCATTGTGGAAACTGCAAACGCAGTAAACCAATATACCCTAAGTACAGTAGATACCTTCAAAACATCAGCAATTCAGCTAGTCGCTAAAGAAGGACCCAAATATGCGGCAAAAGCTATTACAAAGTATGGGGAAAAAGTAGTTGTTAACTGCGGGATGAAAGAAATCTCTAAGTACTTAGCAGAAGTATTGTGTAAAATAGGGTGTAAGAAAATAGCAGAAAAAGTACTGCAAAAATCATTAGGTGTAGCAGTTCCAGTCATTGGCGCAGTGATTGGGGGTAGCGTAGATTGGGTGACAACACAAGCTGTAGGGAAGCTAGCAATTGAATATTTTGAAAATTCAGGTCCAGAGTTCGTCAAAAAAACGTTTAATCTCCAAATGAAGCGTAGTGTGGCTTGA